A genomic window from Nosocomiicoccus massiliensis includes:
- a CDS encoding acyl-CoA thioesterase has product MAYVAETEIQLLYADTDMMGVMYHGNYIKWLELGRIQLIEDLGFSYVEMEKEGFVAPIHNVNITYKNPIIYGDRAFVRTWVEKNTGIRVTYGFEIVNEARETCADGEVTCIVGKKTETGFRPVNFKKAYPEWFNKYEEIKVK; this is encoded by the coding sequence ATGGCATACGTTGCTGAAACTGAAATCCAATTATTATATGCAGATACGGACATGATGGGTGTCATGTACCATGGAAATTATATAAAATGGCTAGAGCTTGGTAGAATTCAATTAATTGAAGATCTCGGGTTTAGTTATGTTGAAATGGAAAAAGAAGGGTTCGTTGCACCGATTCACAACGTCAATATTACGTACAAAAATCCGATTATATACGGCGACCGTGCATTTGTACGTACGTGGGTAGAAAAGAACACCGGAATTCGCGTGACGTACGGATTCGAAATCGTCAATGAAGCACGTGAAACGTGTGCGGACGGTGAAGTGACATGTATCGTCGGTAAAAAGACAGAAACTGGTTTTCGTCCAGTAAACTTTAAAAAGGCGTACCCAGAATGGTTTAACAAGTACGAAGAAATAAAAGTAAAATAA
- a CDS encoding DUF1307 domain-containing protein yields the protein MKIIKIITLLALVLVLTACVSSKKSVFTGTFEEYNRTVTVYHKDNVVTKEIYETTAPLKYWGYETTKDARESLQDEKQKLKEKYEKLPRGTVKFDFTVNGDDTITQKMVILYDDKKLRALIKEGIVNERAEMSDGKISFNKHKFIFERNGLTLEE from the coding sequence TTGAAGATTATTAAAATAATAACTTTACTCGCTCTAGTACTCGTGCTCACTGCATGTGTGTCTTCTAAAAAGTCCGTATTCACTGGAACATTTGAAGAGTATAATCGTACAGTGACGGTATATCATAAAGACAATGTGGTAACAAAAGAGATTTACGAAACGACCGCACCTTTAAAATACTGGGGCTATGAGACGACAAAAGACGCGAGAGAGTCATTACAAGATGAAAAACAAAAACTAAAAGAAAAATATGAAAAATTACCACGAGGGACTGTGAAGTTTGACTTTACAGTGAATGGTGATGATACAATCACTCAAAAGATGGTCATCCTTTATGATGATAAAAAACTCCGCGCACTTATTAAAGAGGGTATCGTAAATGAACGCGCTGAAATGAGTGACGGGAAAATTAGTTTTAATAAGCATAAATTCATTTTCGAGCGAAATGGTTTAACGCTAGAAGAATAA
- a CDS encoding DUF1307 domain-containing protein: protein MKLRTILLSLMVIVLVACNKGPSDHVFTGTIDDMDVQSTVVVEGDDIQSEHLVYELSYEAGGIENDDEAKEAAEVQRETYERLASNAPDGAVKVNVEVDEEKQAIIMTFDLDYTTPENVQGLIEVGFLDGDKSASTVSFKETKEQYEADGLKEQE from the coding sequence ATGAAACTAAGAACGATACTATTATCTTTAATGGTTATAGTACTTGTTGCATGTAATAAAGGTCCATCAGATCACGTGTTTACAGGGACGATTGACGACATGGACGTTCAGTCAACAGTAGTCGTTGAAGGTGACGATATACAGTCAGAGCATCTCGTATATGAGTTGTCTTATGAAGCAGGCGGTATCGAAAATGACGATGAAGCAAAAGAAGCAGCAGAGGTTCAAAGAGAAACATATGAAAGACTTGCAAGTAACGCACCCGACGGAGCTGTTAAAGTGAATGTCGAAGTCGATGAAGAAAAACAAGCAATCATCATGACATTTGACTTAGATTATACAACACCTGAAAATGTTCAAGGATTAATCGAAGTTGGTTTCCTTGATGGTGATAAATCAGCGTCAACAGTAAGTTTTAAAGAAACGAAAGAACAATACGAAGCAGACGGTCTAAAAGAACAGGAATAA
- a CDS encoding metallophosphoesterase codes for MKIGVISDLHVDRYHNDEINESTFLREVSNEVRRLSLDLLIIAGDISNDHIKSQQFTQAIEGVTGVKVIFIPGNHDFWNASGDDKSSWEIYDYFKHQPNSLLEKPYIINDEWAIVGSPAWYDYSFASERFSYEELERRAFKGGHWQDKFNIDFKISDVDVANYFAELTKKDLEKVKDKKIILVTHVATNKKFRVPMPHKIFDYYNAFMGTTKYDDFYNEYDIRYSVSGHIHFRHNFIENGVTFICACLGYRREWRTKVITKEIRDAMYVIQI; via the coding sequence ATGAAAATTGGTGTAATTTCTGATTTACATGTTGATAGATATCATAATGATGAAATTAACGAATCGACGTTTCTACGTGAGGTTTCTAATGAGGTGCGCCGTCTTTCGCTTGATTTACTCATTATCGCGGGCGATATTTCGAATGATCATATAAAGTCACAGCAGTTTACTCAAGCGATTGAAGGTGTGACGGGTGTGAAGGTGATTTTTATCCCCGGGAACCATGATTTTTGGAATGCGAGCGGAGATGATAAGTCGTCGTGGGAGATTTACGATTATTTTAAGCACCAGCCGAATTCTCTCTTGGAGAAACCGTATATTATTAACGATGAGTGGGCAATTGTCGGGAGTCCTGCGTGGTATGATTATTCGTTTGCGAGCGAAAGATTTTCTTATGAGGAGTTAGAGCGTCGCGCGTTTAAAGGTGGTCATTGGCAGGATAAGTTTAATATTGACTTTAAAATCTCAGATGTAGACGTTGCGAACTATTTTGCAGAACTTACAAAGAAAGATCTCGAAAAAGTGAAAGATAAAAAAATCATCCTCGTTACACATGTTGCAACAAATAAAAAGTTCCGTGTGCCGATGCCTCATAAAATATTCGATTATTATAATGCATTTATGGGTACAACAAAATATGATGATTTTTATAATGAATATGATATTCGATATAGCGTTTCAGGCCATATTCATTTTCGTCATAACTTTATAGAGAATGGCGTCACATTTATATGTGCGTGTCTCGGTTATAGAAGAGAATGGAGAACGAAAGTAATCACAAAAGAGATACGTGATGCGATGTATGTCATTCAAATCTAG
- a CDS encoding DUF4357 domain-containing protein: MSTIDRGIIYVMSTAVPGLVKIGKTGVDNFENRMNFLERNGYFNVVALDRKFAIEVEDYHAKEVLLDDIFKKSKVSNSELYALDIDLVIQLLSSFEGRQVFPIEKSKEETFDDATKEVEMKRDTSLIPDGEYVLNRRVRGFGEVRGIARVEDGVFTVLKGSLCAPDGDTSHLNETRRLAHIVDNILQEDVICTSPSTAGFVIIGNQNNGWMEWKTRDGKPLDIFRTKK, translated from the coding sequence GTGAGTACAATCGATAGAGGGATTATTTACGTGATGTCGACAGCTGTCCCAGGTCTAGTTAAAATCGGTAAGACAGGCGTTGATAACTTCGAAAATCGTATGAACTTTCTTGAACGGAATGGATATTTTAACGTCGTCGCTTTAGACAGAAAGTTCGCTATTGAAGTTGAAGATTATCATGCAAAAGAAGTACTGCTAGATGATATTTTTAAAAAGAGTAAAGTTTCTAATTCAGAACTATATGCTTTGGATATTGATTTAGTCATTCAATTACTTTCATCATTTGAAGGCAGACAAGTATTTCCTATAGAAAAGTCTAAAGAAGAGACATTTGATGATGCAACTAAAGAAGTAGAAATGAAAAGAGATACTTCACTTATCCCTGATGGTGAATACGTATTAAATAGAAGAGTAAGAGGTTTCGGTGAAGTAAGGGGTATAGCTCGTGTTGAAGACGGTGTCTTTACAGTGTTAAAAGGAAGCCTTTGTGCACCGGATGGAGATACCTCACATTTAAATGAAACAAGAAGACTCGCGCATATAGTTGATAATATTTTACAAGAAGATGTCATTTGTACGTCACCATCAACAGCAGGCTTTGTAATTATCGGCAACCAAAATAACGGCTGGATGGAATGGAAAACCCGTGATGGAAAACCATTAGATATATTTAGAACTAAAAAATAA